Proteins co-encoded in one Kribbella solani genomic window:
- a CDS encoding MFS transporter, producing the protein MTDDRIMTATAPAQATNPPAASGGFIAAFVTALFGVAVATLTPVSVTLAIRIKQIDPDNAAAGLSLVLGVAAIVALLSGPFFGQLSDRTTSRWGMRRPWLVGGLAVGLAGLCVLATAASIPVLLVGWCVTQIGFSALNAALAALLIDQVPDFQRGKVSGLVGMCQALGVVTGVFLVQSVGTSIALMFLVPGALAAAAVIVLAAAVRDRRLDPADRGRYDIGAFFRSFWVNPIQHRGFAWAWLGRFLMITGFAILQTYQVYYLSDQLGVETVRIPTLVLQSTLVLTATVVVSSIGCGWLSDRLRRRKAFVLGSAGVYGMAMIVVATAGTFGAFLIGMVIGGLALGAYLAVDLALVAQVLPDGGATAAKDLGVFNIANAVPQLVAPAIAPIFLAIGTGSGGNYTALFIGAAVFSLLGALAIQPIRGVR; encoded by the coding sequence ATGACTGACGACCGGATCATGACGGCGACGGCTCCCGCCCAGGCCACGAATCCCCCGGCGGCGAGCGGCGGCTTCATCGCTGCCTTCGTGACCGCTCTGTTCGGGGTCGCCGTCGCGACCCTCACCCCGGTCTCGGTGACCCTTGCGATCCGGATCAAGCAGATCGATCCGGACAACGCGGCGGCCGGCCTGTCGCTGGTACTCGGGGTCGCCGCGATCGTCGCTCTCCTGTCCGGTCCGTTCTTCGGTCAGCTCAGCGACCGGACCACCTCTCGCTGGGGTATGCGGCGGCCCTGGCTGGTCGGCGGTCTGGCAGTCGGTCTCGCCGGGCTTTGCGTGCTCGCGACCGCGGCGTCGATTCCGGTGCTGCTGGTCGGCTGGTGCGTGACCCAGATCGGGTTCAGCGCTCTCAATGCGGCGCTCGCCGCCCTCCTGATCGACCAGGTCCCCGACTTCCAGCGTGGCAAGGTCTCCGGACTCGTCGGCATGTGCCAGGCGCTCGGCGTGGTCACCGGTGTCTTCCTCGTGCAGTCGGTCGGCACCTCGATCGCCCTGATGTTCCTCGTCCCGGGCGCACTGGCAGCCGCCGCGGTGATCGTGCTGGCCGCCGCGGTGCGCGACCGTCGCCTCGACCCGGCGGACCGCGGACGCTACGACATAGGCGCCTTCTTCCGTAGCTTCTGGGTGAATCCGATCCAGCACCGAGGCTTCGCCTGGGCCTGGCTCGGCCGGTTCCTGATGATCACCGGCTTCGCGATCCTGCAGACGTATCAGGTCTACTACCTGTCCGATCAGCTCGGCGTCGAGACAGTGCGGATCCCGACGCTCGTACTGCAGTCCACGCTCGTACTCACCGCGACCGTCGTCGTCAGCTCGATCGGTTGCGGATGGCTGTCCGACCGCCTTCGTCGCCGCAAGGCCTTCGTACTGGGCTCGGCGGGCGTTTACGGCATGGCGATGATCGTCGTCGCGACAGCCGGAACCTTCGGCGCCTTCCTCATCGGCATGGTCATCGGCGGCCTCGCGCTCGGTGCGTATCTGGCCGTCGACCTCGCCCTGGTGGCACAGGTCCTGCCGGACGGCGGCGCGACCGCCGCCAAGGACCTGGGCGTCTTCAACATCGCCAACGCGGTCCCGCAGCTGGTGGCACCGGCGATCGCCCCGATCTTCCTCGCCATCGGCACCGGCTCCGGCGGCAACTACACCGCCTTGTTCATCGGCGCGGCCGTCTTCAGCCTGCTCGGGGCGCTCGCGATCCAGCCGATCCGCGGCGTCCGATGA
- a CDS encoding TetR family transcriptional regulator — protein MTPKPAPANHRQVSPSPRGERRREQIVTAALALFASSGYRGTGMTEVAAQVGITEPGVLYHFGTKVGLLRAVVEQRATISRAFARDAAELGGLAGIRELIPLAERSIGEPDLIKLFSVLLAENFEADGPAHDFFVEHYRALRVSVVELIEAGQRRGEVRAGIDPALKAVEILGALDGMASQWLLDPEAIDFVACIEAYVATLERDLAATS, from the coding sequence GTGACCCCGAAACCCGCACCGGCGAACCATCGACAGGTCTCGCCGTCGCCGCGCGGCGAGCGGCGCCGCGAGCAGATCGTGACGGCGGCCCTGGCCCTGTTCGCGAGCAGCGGCTACCGCGGGACCGGGATGACCGAGGTCGCCGCGCAGGTCGGGATCACCGAGCCGGGGGTGCTGTACCACTTCGGCACCAAGGTGGGTCTCCTGCGCGCCGTCGTCGAGCAGCGCGCGACGATCAGCCGGGCGTTCGCCCGCGACGCCGCCGAGCTGGGCGGACTGGCGGGTATCCGCGAGCTGATCCCTCTTGCGGAGCGCAGCATCGGCGAGCCCGACCTGATCAAGCTCTTCTCCGTGTTGCTGGCAGAGAACTTCGAGGCCGACGGTCCCGCGCACGACTTCTTCGTCGAGCACTACCGGGCCCTTCGGGTGAGCGTCGTGGAACTCATCGAGGCCGGTCAGCGTCGCGGCGAGGTCCGTGCCGGCATCGATCCGGCCCTGAAAGCCGTCGAGATCCTCGGTGCCCTCGACGGGATGGCCAGCCAGTGGTTGCTCGACCCGGAGGCCATCGACTTCGTCGCTTGCATCGAGGCGTACGTCGCGACGCTCGAGCGCGACCTGGCCGCAACCAGCTGA
- a CDS encoding substrate-binding domain-containing protein — translation MGNEVADRSGQRVTAADVARAAGVSRATVSYVLNDTPHQKIPAATRDRVREAAARLGYAPSAAARTLSRGRSDVVLYLLPPHLRLNTQFGDMLEHLSAALAEAGLTLVIHPWSRDLRPVTAIWSALSPVAVLAQHLDVDEVRSMHDAGVQLVHSTFTAGDALSRWVHNVQDDICRQQVEALAAAGHRQLAYGMPEDDRLRSEIELRRDGVLRACADLGLPRPVISAIPTEVEGAAAIIDGWRAARRPVTGLCAYDDPTALTMLAALRDRGLAAPGDLAVIGVYDIPTARLAQPPLTTIAIDSQAQARHAASVLIRQLDGKPALRRPGPHVTRLVARDTI, via the coding sequence GTGGGCAACGAGGTGGCCGATCGGTCCGGTCAGCGGGTGACGGCCGCCGATGTCGCCCGAGCGGCGGGCGTGTCACGGGCAACGGTGAGTTACGTGCTGAACGACACTCCGCACCAGAAGATCCCGGCGGCCACCCGCGACCGGGTCCGGGAAGCAGCCGCGCGATTGGGGTACGCGCCCTCGGCCGCCGCCCGGACCCTCAGCCGGGGCCGCAGCGATGTCGTTCTGTACCTGCTACCGCCGCATCTGCGGCTCAACACCCAGTTCGGCGACATGCTCGAGCACCTGTCCGCCGCGCTGGCCGAGGCCGGGCTCACGTTGGTGATCCACCCCTGGTCGCGCGACCTGCGGCCGGTGACCGCGATCTGGTCCGCGCTCTCGCCGGTCGCGGTTCTGGCCCAGCATCTCGACGTTGACGAGGTCCGGTCCATGCATGACGCCGGCGTGCAGCTCGTACACTCCACGTTCACCGCCGGGGACGCGCTCTCCCGGTGGGTACACAACGTGCAGGACGACATCTGCCGGCAGCAGGTGGAAGCGCTGGCCGCGGCAGGACACCGCCAGCTCGCCTACGGGATGCCCGAGGACGACCGCCTGCGCTCCGAGATCGAGCTCCGGCGCGACGGCGTCCTGCGCGCCTGCGCCGACCTGGGCCTGCCGCGACCCGTGATCAGCGCCATCCCCACCGAGGTCGAGGGAGCGGCCGCCATCATCGACGGTTGGCGCGCCGCGCGCCGACCGGTCACCGGCCTGTGCGCGTACGACGACCCGACCGCACTGACAATGCTCGCCGCCCTTCGGGACCGGGGGCTCGCCGCGCCCGGCGATCTCGCCGTCATCGGCGTGTACGACATCCCGACCGCGCGACTCGCCCAACCGCCCTTGACCACCATCGCCATCGACTCCCAGGCGCAGGCCCGGCATGCCGCGTCCGTCCTGATCCGGCAGCTCGACGGCAAGCCGGCGCTCCGCCGGCCGGGGCCACACGTCACCCGGCTCGTGGCCAGGGACACGATCTGA
- a CDS encoding ABC transporter substrate-binding protein produces MFVSSHPPVLGRLRRTRAGAVIAALLLMATVACSATPAGVAAKPDTLSVGLPASSMPQDFNVAKTVSSIFFFALAYEPLIHLDDDGTFGPALAKSFGYVGPGNKKFQLELRAEAKFSDGTPVTAAAVKKWITYYAKNGPFASQFDLASIDTEGTTKVVLNLKTPNPSVPWNLAQTNGWGFIASPAAVDDPARLSKATFGAGPYKLDPAQSQAGSQLTFVPNENYYDKSKARFKKVVLKQISNASSMIQSLSAGQIDIGQGDYSILDAATQAGFATTGGTLSWDALRFSNSPDRPWGKLQVRQAVNYAIDRASLTKALIGGKGEATSTWMPADGYVKEAKDRYPYDPEKARQLLKEAGYANGVTLTIVDIPGVLTDGTPADALVQAIAQQLQKVGVTLKITTVQPAQYFTELRSGKYDGYVANFGINSYGTYVPIFITSPAAGKGTTDDVTLKKLTARYLSAEHPEAVAQEVSRYVTEQALYVPVYAPKSYMVFKKDLKGVAFPTLPNGLTYGAQPDPTQWQY; encoded by the coding sequence GTGTTCGTCTCATCCCACCCGCCGGTGCTCGGCCGGCTTCGGCGTACCCGCGCGGGGGCCGTCATCGCGGCGCTCCTGCTGATGGCGACGGTCGCCTGCTCGGCCACTCCGGCCGGCGTCGCGGCGAAGCCCGACACACTCAGCGTGGGGTTGCCGGCGTCGTCGATGCCGCAGGACTTCAACGTCGCGAAGACCGTCTCGAGCATCTTCTTCTTCGCGCTGGCCTACGAGCCGCTCATCCACCTCGACGACGACGGAACCTTCGGGCCCGCGCTGGCCAAGAGCTTCGGCTACGTGGGGCCGGGCAACAAGAAGTTCCAGCTCGAGTTGCGGGCCGAGGCGAAGTTCTCCGACGGTACGCCGGTGACCGCGGCGGCGGTCAAGAAGTGGATCACCTACTACGCCAAGAACGGCCCGTTCGCGTCGCAGTTCGACCTCGCGTCGATCGACACCGAGGGTACGACCAAGGTCGTCCTGAACCTGAAGACGCCCAACCCCAGCGTGCCCTGGAACCTCGCGCAGACGAACGGATGGGGGTTCATCGCGAGCCCCGCCGCGGTCGACGACCCGGCGCGGCTGAGCAAGGCGACCTTCGGGGCCGGGCCGTACAAGCTCGACCCGGCGCAGTCGCAGGCCGGCAGCCAGTTGACCTTCGTGCCGAACGAGAACTACTACGACAAGTCCAAAGCCCGGTTCAAGAAGGTCGTACTCAAGCAGATCAGCAACGCGTCGTCGATGATCCAGTCCCTGAGTGCCGGACAGATCGACATCGGCCAGGGCGACTACAGCATCCTCGACGCCGCCACCCAGGCGGGCTTCGCCACTACCGGTGGCACGCTGTCCTGGGACGCGCTGCGCTTCAGCAACTCGCCGGACCGCCCGTGGGGCAAGTTGCAGGTCAGGCAGGCGGTCAACTACGCCATCGACCGCGCGAGTCTGACCAAGGCGCTCATCGGCGGAAAGGGCGAGGCCACCTCGACCTGGATGCCGGCCGACGGCTACGTCAAGGAAGCGAAGGATCGCTATCCCTACGACCCGGAGAAGGCCAGGCAACTGCTCAAGGAGGCCGGCTACGCGAACGGCGTGACCCTGACGATCGTCGACATTCCCGGCGTACTGACGGACGGTACGCCCGCCGACGCGCTCGTCCAGGCGATCGCGCAGCAATTGCAGAAGGTTGGTGTCACCCTCAAGATCACGACCGTCCAGCCGGCCCAGTACTTCACCGAGCTCCGGAGCGGGAAGTACGACGGGTACGTCGCGAACTTCGGCATCAACTCGTACGGCACGTATGTCCCGATCTTCATCACCTCGCCCGCCGCGGGGAAGGGCACCACTGATGACGTGACGTTGAAGAAGCTCACCGCGCGGTACCTGTCGGCGGAACACCCGGAAGCGGTCGCGCAGGAGGTCAGCCGGTACGTGACGGAGCAGGCGTTGTACGTGCCGGTGTACGCGCCGAAGTCCTACATGGTCTTCAAGAAGGATCTGAAGGGCGTCGCGTTCCCGACCCTGCCCAACGGTCTGACATACGGCGCCCAGCCGGACCCGACCCAGTGGCAGTACTGA
- a CDS encoding ABC transporter permease, translating to MHPLAQLVRRRVALTAVLLMVVSGSTFVLVSLSPGDPAEQILGFNATPESIARLRSAMGLNQPLWDQYWNWIRSAATGDLGTSISTGTPVADAISARLPVTLSLVAGALLVTSLLGVGGGVLASLRGGGVARAVDAVALLGFALPSFWLASGMVALFAVRLGWFPAIGYVPLAESPAGWLRSLVLPIAALALPSIAFVAKQTRESMAGALDSEYVRMGRAHGVPDRSLIGRHALRNAAMPVVTVIGVQAVGLLAGTLFVENVFSLPGLGSLLVQSALGHDVPVVMGITMTITLLVVAVNAVVDLAYTWLNPRVRTS from the coding sequence ATGCACCCCTTGGCGCAACTGGTGCGCCGTCGCGTCGCGCTCACGGCCGTCCTGCTGATGGTCGTGTCCGGATCGACCTTCGTCCTGGTCTCGCTGTCGCCCGGAGACCCGGCCGAGCAGATCCTCGGTTTCAACGCCACCCCCGAGTCGATCGCGCGACTCCGTTCGGCGATGGGATTGAACCAGCCGCTGTGGGACCAGTACTGGAACTGGATCCGGAGCGCGGCGACCGGTGATCTCGGCACCTCGATCAGCACCGGCACGCCGGTCGCGGACGCCATCTCCGCCCGGCTCCCGGTGACCTTGTCGCTCGTGGCCGGTGCCCTGCTGGTCACCTCGCTTCTGGGGGTCGGCGGAGGGGTTCTGGCCTCCCTGCGCGGAGGTGGTGTCGCTCGTGCGGTCGACGCCGTGGCGCTGCTCGGCTTCGCGTTGCCGAGCTTCTGGCTGGCGTCGGGGATGGTCGCGCTGTTCGCGGTCCGGCTCGGCTGGTTCCCGGCGATCGGCTACGTGCCTTTGGCCGAATCGCCGGCGGGGTGGCTGCGCTCGCTGGTCCTCCCGATCGCAGCGCTGGCGTTGCCCAGCATCGCCTTCGTCGCCAAGCAGACCAGGGAATCGATGGCGGGCGCGCTCGACTCGGAGTACGTCCGGATGGGGCGCGCGCACGGCGTACCGGACCGTTCTCTGATCGGGCGGCACGCGCTGCGCAACGCGGCCATGCCGGTGGTGACGGTGATCGGCGTGCAGGCGGTCGGGCTGCTGGCCGGCACCTTGTTCGTGGAGAACGTCTTCTCGCTGCCCGGGCTGGGATCGCTGCTCGTCCAGTCAGCCCTCGGTCACGACGTACCCGTGGTGATGGGCATCACGATGACGATCACGCTGCTGGTGGTAGCCGTGAACGCCGTCGTGGATCTCGCCTACACCTGGCTCAACCCGAGAGTGCGGACGTCATGA